In the genome of Streptomyces sp. V2I9, one region contains:
- a CDS encoding Tex family protein: MTTSIEGRIAEELGVRERQVRAAVELLDGGSTVPFIARYRKEATESLDDAQLRTLEERLRYLRELEERRAAILDSVREQGKLDEALEASIRAAETKARLEDIYLPFKPKRRTKAQIAREAGLEPLADGLLGDPSADPLTAAAAFVDGDKGVADAAAALEGARAILTERFSEDADLTGELRERMWTRGRLAAKVRDGQEEAGAKFADYFDFAEPFTALPSHRVLAMLRGEKENVLDLALEPDAPEASEQPGPSSYENMIARRFGVADRGRPGDKWLTDTVRWAWRTRIQVHLGIDLRQRLRTAAEDEAVRVFASNLRDLLLAAPAGTRATLGLDPGFRTGVKVAVVDATGKVVATDVIHPHVPANRWDQALVKLAHLAKEHAVDLIAIGNGTASRETDKLAGELIDKHPELKLTKVMVSEAGASVYSASAFASQELPDMDVSLRGAVSIARRLQDPLAELVKIDPKSIGVGQYQHDLSEVKLSRSLDAVVEDCVNGVGVDVNTASAPLLSRVSGISSGLAENIVAHRDAHGPFRSRKALKDVARLGPKAYEQCAGFLRIRGGDDPLDGSSVHPEAYPVVRRMEKSAGGEVASLIGNTEALRALRAADFVDDMFGLPTVTDILKELEKPGRDPRPAFRTATFKEGVEKIGDLEPGMVLEGVVTNVAAFGAFVDVGVHQDGLVHVSALSKTFVKDPRDVVKPGDIVKVKVMDVDVQRKRISLSLRLDDEPGAGGGPGGGQGRGERGGRPPKQRQGQGSGGGRDRRGGGGARQGGQGAPTPANSAMADALRRAGLTDPKPGGGGRGR, translated from the coding sequence GTGACGACGTCCATCGAAGGCAGGATCGCCGAGGAGCTCGGCGTACGTGAGCGACAGGTCAGGGCGGCCGTCGAGCTGCTCGACGGCGGATCGACCGTGCCGTTCATCGCGCGCTACCGCAAGGAGGCGACCGAATCCCTCGACGATGCGCAGCTGCGCACGCTGGAGGAACGGCTGCGCTATCTGCGGGAACTGGAGGAGCGCCGTGCGGCGATCCTCGACTCCGTACGCGAACAGGGCAAGCTCGACGAGGCGTTGGAGGCGAGCATCCGGGCCGCCGAGACGAAGGCGCGCCTGGAGGACATCTACCTGCCGTTCAAGCCGAAGCGGCGGACGAAGGCGCAGATCGCCCGCGAGGCGGGGCTCGAACCGCTCGCGGACGGCCTGCTCGGCGATCCCTCGGCCGACCCGCTCACGGCCGCCGCCGCGTTCGTGGACGGCGACAAGGGTGTCGCGGACGCGGCGGCCGCCCTGGAGGGGGCCCGCGCGATCCTCACCGAGCGGTTCTCGGAGGACGCCGACCTGACCGGCGAACTGCGTGAGCGCATGTGGACGCGCGGCCGGCTGGCGGCGAAGGTGCGCGACGGCCAGGAGGAGGCGGGCGCGAAGTTCGCCGACTACTTCGACTTCGCGGAGCCGTTCACCGCACTGCCCTCGCACCGGGTCCTGGCGATGCTGCGCGGCGAGAAGGAGAACGTGCTCGACCTGGCCCTGGAGCCGGACGCGCCCGAGGCTTCGGAGCAGCCGGGCCCGTCCTCGTACGAGAACATGATCGCCCGCCGCTTCGGCGTCGCGGACCGGGGACGCCCCGGTGACAAGTGGCTGACGGACACGGTGCGTTGGGCCTGGCGGACCCGCATCCAGGTACACCTCGGCATCGACCTGCGGCAGCGGCTGCGCACGGCGGCGGAGGACGAGGCGGTGCGGGTCTTCGCGTCGAACCTGCGCGATCTGCTGCTCGCCGCCCCGGCCGGGACCCGCGCCACGCTCGGCCTGGACCCCGGTTTCCGTACGGGGGTGAAGGTCGCGGTCGTCGACGCGACCGGCAAGGTGGTGGCCACCGATGTGATCCACCCGCATGTGCCCGCCAACAGGTGGGACCAGGCGCTGGTGAAGCTCGCGCACCTCGCGAAGGAGCACGCGGTCGATCTGATCGCGATCGGCAACGGCACGGCGTCCCGTGAGACGGACAAGCTCGCCGGTGAACTGATCGACAAGCACCCGGAGTTGAAGCTCACCAAGGTGATGGTCTCGGAGGCGGGCGCCTCGGTGTACTCCGCCTCCGCGTTCGCCTCGCAGGAACTGCCCGACATGGACGTGTCGTTGCGCGGTGCCGTCTCGATCGCCCGGCGGCTCCAGGACCCGCTGGCCGAGCTGGTGAAGATCGACCCGAAGTCGATCGGCGTCGGCCAGTACCAGCACGACCTGTCCGAGGTGAAGCTCTCCCGTTCGCTGGACGCGGTCGTCGAGGACTGTGTGAACGGTGTCGGCGTGGACGTCAACACCGCGTCCGCACCGCTGCTTTCGCGGGTTTCGGGCATCAGCTCGGGGCTGGCGGAGAACATCGTCGCGCACCGGGACGCCCACGGCCCCTTCCGCTCCCGCAAGGCGCTCAAGGACGTGGCACGGCTCGGCCCGAAGGCGTACGAGCAGTGCGCGGGCTTCCTCCGGATCCGGGGCGGCGACGACCCGCTCGACGGTTCCAGCGTGCACCCCGAGGCGTACCCGGTGGTACGGAGGATGGAGAAGAGCGCGGGCGGCGAGGTGGCCTCGCTGATCGGCAACACGGAGGCGCTGCGGGCGCTGCGCGCGGCGGACTTCGTGGACGACATGTTCGGACTGCCGACCGTGACGGACATCCTCAAGGAGCTGGAGAAGCCGGGGCGCGACCCGCGCCCGGCGTTCCGCACGGCGACCTTCAAGGAGGGCGTCGAGAAGATCGGCGACCTGGAGCCGGGCATGGTGCTGGAGGGCGTCGTGACGAACGTGGCCGCGTTCGGGGCATTCGTCGATGTCGGCGTCCACCAGGACGGACTGGTACACGTGTCGGCGCTGTCGAAGACGTTCGTGAAGGACCCGCGCGACGTCGTGAAGCCCGGGGACATCGTGAAGGTCAAGGTCATGGACGTCGATGTGCAGCGCAAGCGGATCTCGCTGTCGCTGCGGCTCGACGACGAGCCCGGTGCGGGCGGCGGCCCCGGCGGCGGGCAGGGCCGTGGTGAGCGGGGCGGCCGTCCGCCGAAGCAGCGCCAGGGCCAGGGGTCCGGCGGCGGCCGGGACCGGCGCGGCGGTGGCGGGGCACGTCAGGGCGGCCAGGGCGCTCCGACCCCGGCGAACAGCGCGATGGCGGACGCCCTGCGGCGGGCCGGCCTCACCGACCCGAAGCCGGGCGGCGGCGGCCGGGGGCGCTGA
- a CDS encoding GlxA family transcriptional regulator, producing MADVQQRTVLVVLFDGVQSLDVSGPMEVFAGASRAAGVSYGLRTASLDGGPVRATGGLTLVPDGGLADAPVPHTLLVPGGQGTRGSHPELTGWLRAHAPLAERLVSVCTGALLLAEAGLLDGHRVTTHWNYCERLARDHPAVHVDPEPIFVRDGRLATSAGVTAGIDLALALVEEDHGRELALTIARHLLVFLRRPGNQAQFSTQLSARTARREPLREVQLWIDRNPAADLAVDTLAARARLSPRHFARAFRAETGTTPGRYVEHVRLEHARRLLEDTADGIEQVARASGYGTPEAMRRAFVKTLAAAPAEYRRRFRTPAPYPDGTRRPASEPYERTRT from the coding sequence ATGGCGGACGTGCAGCAGCGAACCGTGCTCGTCGTCCTCTTCGACGGCGTCCAGAGCCTCGACGTGAGCGGCCCGATGGAGGTCTTCGCGGGCGCCTCGCGGGCGGCCGGGGTCTCCTACGGCCTGCGGACCGCGTCGCTCGACGGCGGCCCGGTCCGGGCCACCGGCGGCCTCACCCTGGTGCCCGACGGCGGACTCGCCGACGCGCCCGTACCGCACACGCTGCTGGTGCCCGGCGGACAGGGCACCCGTGGCTCCCATCCGGAGCTGACCGGCTGGCTGCGCGCGCACGCGCCCCTGGCGGAGCGGCTGGTCTCCGTGTGCACCGGGGCGCTGCTGCTGGCCGAGGCGGGTCTGCTGGACGGGCACCGGGTCACCACCCACTGGAACTACTGCGAGCGGCTCGCCCGTGACCACCCGGCCGTCCACGTCGACCCGGAACCGATCTTCGTACGGGACGGGAGGCTGGCCACCTCGGCGGGGGTCACCGCGGGCATCGACCTCGCCCTCGCCCTCGTCGAGGAGGACCACGGGCGGGAGCTCGCGCTGACCATCGCCCGGCACCTCCTGGTGTTCCTGCGCCGCCCCGGCAACCAGGCCCAGTTCAGCACCCAGCTCAGCGCCCGGACCGCCCGGCGCGAACCGCTGCGCGAGGTCCAGCTCTGGATCGACCGGAACCCCGCCGCCGACCTCGCGGTCGACACCCTCGCGGCCCGCGCCCGGCTCTCGCCCCGGCACTTCGCCCGCGCGTTCCGGGCGGAGACGGGGACGACACCGGGGCGGTACGTCGAGCACGTCCGCCTGGAGCACGCGCGGCGCCTCCTGGAGGACACCGCCGACGGCATCGAGCAGGTCGCCCGCGCCAGCGGATACGGCACGCCGGAGGCCATGCGCCGGGCCTTCGTGAAGACGCTCGCGGCGGCTCCGGCCGAGTACCGCCGCCGCTTCCGCACCCCTGCCCCGTACCCGGACGGTACGCGCCGACCCGCATCCGAACCGTACGAGCGCACCCGAACCTGA
- a CDS encoding DJ-1/PfpI family protein, whose product MQIAIVLFDRFTALDAVGPYEILSRAPGAETVFVAERTGPVRNDTGSLALVAERTLAEVPSPDVVIVPGGPGQSDQMENETLLGWLRTADAATTWTTSVCTGSLLLAAAGLLTGRRATSHWLALEVLKEFDAEPTGERVVLDGKYVTAAGVSSGIDMGLTLLGRIAGDDVARSVQLLTEYDPQPPYDSGSPEKAPAALVEEWRARSRHSTR is encoded by the coding sequence GTGCAGATCGCCATCGTGCTCTTCGACCGTTTCACCGCCCTGGACGCGGTGGGCCCCTACGAGATCCTCAGCAGGGCCCCCGGAGCGGAGACCGTCTTCGTGGCCGAGCGGACCGGTCCGGTCCGCAACGACACCGGGAGCCTCGCCCTGGTCGCAGAGAGGACGCTCGCCGAGGTCCCGTCACCGGACGTGGTGATCGTGCCGGGCGGCCCCGGACAGAGCGACCAGATGGAGAACGAGACCTTGCTCGGCTGGCTGCGTACGGCAGACGCCGCCACCACCTGGACGACCTCGGTCTGCACCGGATCGCTGCTGCTGGCCGCCGCCGGACTGCTCACGGGCCGCCGGGCCACCTCGCACTGGCTGGCGCTGGAGGTGCTGAAGGAGTTCGACGCCGAGCCCACCGGGGAACGTGTCGTCCTCGACGGCAAGTACGTCACCGCCGCCGGGGTCTCCTCCGGCATCGACATGGGGCTGACCCTGCTCGGCCGGATCGCGGGCGACGACGTGGCGCGCTCGGTGCAACTGCTCACGGAGTACGACCCGCAGCCGCCCTACGACAGCGGCTCGCCCGAGAAGGCCCCGGCGGCCCTCGTCGAGGAGTGGCGGGCCAGGAGCCGCCACAGCACGCGGTAG
- a CDS encoding enoyl-CoA hydratase/isomerase family protein translates to MDRTEPRLIPTVAHGVATVVIANPAKRNAMTPVMWRNLPELLDRLAADPAVRVLVLTGAGDTFCAGADISALREGAETAQDLAVAAEDALAAFPRPTLAAVRGYCVGGGAQLAAACDLRFAEEGASFGITPAKLGIVYPASSTRRLVALLGPATTKHLLFSGELIGTERALRTGLADEVLPVGGLDRRVEEYVRVLASRSQLTQAAVKEFAAGRTDRDAHWAGEARGSEDTAEGVTAFLERRAPRFTYTTVPTGAAR, encoded by the coding sequence ATGGACCGTACGGAGCCCCGGCTCATCCCGACCGTCGCGCACGGCGTCGCCACCGTCGTGATCGCGAATCCCGCCAAGCGCAACGCCATGACCCCGGTCATGTGGCGAAACCTGCCGGAGCTGCTGGATCGGCTGGCGGCCGATCCGGCGGTCCGGGTGCTGGTGCTGACCGGGGCCGGTGACACCTTCTGCGCGGGGGCCGACATCTCCGCGCTGCGGGAGGGCGCGGAGACCGCCCAGGACCTGGCGGTCGCGGCCGAGGACGCGCTCGCCGCGTTCCCCCGGCCGACACTGGCGGCGGTGCGCGGCTACTGCGTGGGCGGCGGCGCCCAGCTGGCCGCCGCCTGCGACCTGCGGTTCGCGGAGGAGGGGGCCTCCTTCGGGATCACTCCGGCCAAGCTCGGCATCGTCTACCCCGCCTCCTCGACCCGGCGGCTGGTCGCCCTGCTCGGCCCGGCCACCACCAAGCACCTGCTGTTCTCGGGCGAGCTGATCGGCACGGAACGGGCCCTGCGCACCGGCCTGGCCGACGAGGTGCTGCCGGTGGGCGGCCTGGACCGGCGGGTCGAGGAGTACGTACGGGTACTGGCGTCCCGGTCCCAGCTCACCCAGGCCGCGGTGAAGGAGTTCGCCGCGGGCCGGACGGACCGGGACGCGCACTGGGCCGGCGAGGCACGGGGCAGCGAGGACACGGCGGAGGGCGTCACGGCCTTCCTGGAGCGGCGTGCGCCCCGCTTCACCTACACCACGGTCCCCACCGGGGCAGCCAGGTGA
- a CDS encoding HdeD family acid-resistance protein — protein sequence MNEPTTEGRRLNRSFGRLVLLGALLVIAGVLGLVYTGVATLTSMLLFGWLLLVGGLVGLLHTIESRGTNYFWLGVVVAALNIAAGVVVIKHPEGTAEALTMFAALLFLTGGVFRLVGSVVVRGPQMGWTLLQGAFGLLLGLLVLFDWPHSSLYVLGCFFSLALLFDGLGLVALGIGGRRVVGMVSGRRDEATLSGGRWGKSPEGKPK from the coding sequence ATGAACGAACCCACCACCGAGGGCCGGAGACTGAACCGCAGTTTCGGCCGGCTCGTCCTGCTCGGCGCCCTGCTGGTGATCGCGGGCGTCCTCGGCCTCGTCTACACGGGCGTCGCCACCCTCACCTCGATGCTCCTCTTCGGGTGGCTGCTGCTCGTCGGCGGCCTGGTCGGGCTGCTGCACACGATCGAGTCGCGCGGCACGAACTACTTCTGGCTGGGCGTCGTGGTCGCGGCCCTCAACATCGCCGCGGGCGTCGTCGTCATCAAGCACCCCGAGGGCACGGCCGAGGCACTGACCATGTTCGCCGCCCTGCTCTTCCTGACCGGCGGGGTCTTCCGGCTCGTCGGCAGCGTCGTGGTACGCGGCCCGCAGATGGGGTGGACGCTGCTGCAGGGAGCCTTCGGCCTGCTGCTGGGCCTGCTGGTGCTGTTCGACTGGCCGCACAGCAGTCTGTACGTCCTGGGCTGCTTCTTCTCGCTGGCGCTGCTGTTCGACGGGCTCGGCCTGGTCGCCCTCGGCATCGGCGGACGGCGCGTCGTCGGCATGGTCTCGGGGCGGCGCGATGAGGCGACCCTGAGTGGCGGCAGATGGGGTAAGTCGCCAGAAGGCAAACCGAAATAG
- a CDS encoding ATP-binding protein, whose protein sequence is MESLGSAPADPVSYEGVWRFTAPAVDASVPSARHAVRDLLGRQGAPIEDDVLQGLLLIVSELVTNAVKHAALLSPELAVEVAIAADWVRVSVEDNHPYRPTALETDYAQTGGRGLLLVKVITAEAGGTCDVEHTAGGGKIIWAALPLKTRL, encoded by the coding sequence ATGGAGAGCCTCGGGAGTGCCCCCGCCGACCCCGTGTCGTACGAGGGGGTGTGGCGCTTCACCGCCCCCGCCGTGGATGCCTCCGTGCCCAGCGCCCGGCACGCCGTGCGCGACCTCCTCGGCCGGCAGGGTGCACCGATCGAGGACGACGTCCTCCAGGGGCTGCTGCTGATCGTCTCGGAGCTGGTCACCAACGCCGTCAAACACGCGGCGCTCCTCTCGCCCGAGCTGGCCGTCGAGGTGGCCATCGCCGCCGACTGGGTCCGGGTCTCCGTCGAGGACAACCACCCGTACCGCCCCACCGCCCTGGAGACGGACTACGCGCAGACCGGCGGCCGCGGCCTGCTGCTGGTCAAGGTGATCACCGCGGAGGCGGGCGGCACCTGCGACGTCGAGCACACGGCGGGCGGCGGCAAGATCATCTGGGCGGCGCTGCCGTTGAAGACGCGGCTCTGA
- the idi gene encoding isopentenyl-diphosphate Delta-isomerase, whose product MPTTPATATHSSSDGTAEAIMLELVDENGTTIGTAEKLAAHQAPGQLHRAFSVFLFDEQGRMLLQRRALGKYHSPGVWSNTCCGHPYPGEAPFAAAARRTYEELGISPSLLAAAGTVRYNHPDPASGLVEQEFNHLFVGMAQEALEPDPEEVGETAFVTAAELAERHARAPFSAWFMTVLDAARPAIRELTGPSAGW is encoded by the coding sequence ATGCCGACCACACCAGCCACCGCGACGCACAGCTCGTCGGACGGAACCGCAGAGGCGATCATGCTCGAACTGGTCGACGAGAACGGCACCACCATCGGCACCGCGGAGAAGCTGGCGGCCCATCAGGCCCCCGGTCAGCTGCACCGCGCGTTCTCCGTCTTCCTCTTCGACGAGCAGGGGCGGATGCTCCTCCAGCGCCGGGCGCTCGGCAAGTACCACTCCCCCGGTGTCTGGTCGAACACGTGCTGCGGGCACCCCTATCCGGGCGAGGCCCCGTTCGCGGCGGCCGCGCGGCGTACGTACGAGGAGCTGGGGATCTCGCCCTCGTTGCTGGCGGCGGCGGGCACGGTCCGCTACAACCACCCGGACCCGGCCTCGGGGCTGGTGGAGCAGGAGTTCAACCACCTGTTCGTGGGGATGGCCCAGGAGGCCCTGGAGCCGGACCCGGAGGAGGTCGGGGAGACGGCCTTCGTGACGGCGGCCGAGCTGGCGGAGCGGCACGCGCGGGCGCCGTTCTCGGCGTGGTTCATGACGGTGCTGGACGCGGCACGGCCGGCGATCCGCGAGCTGACGGGGCCCTCGGCCGGTTGGTGA
- a CDS encoding cation diffusion facilitator family transporter, with translation MGAGHDHGHTHGGPPPTGTAAAAYRGRLRIALAITLGVMVMEIVGGVLSDSLALIADAAHMATDALGLGMALLAIHFANRPAAPHRTFGFARAEILAALANCLLLLGVGAYLVYEAVERFITPAGTKGGLAIAFAAVGLVANVVSLSLLMRGQKESLNVRGAYLEVMADTLGSLAVIISAGVIMATGWQAADPIASLVIGLMIVPRTVKLLRETLNVLLEAAPKDVDMAEVRAHITALPGVLDVHDLHAWTITSGMPVLSAHVVVRQEMLDSIGHEKVLHELQGCLGDHFDVEHCTFQLEPSGHAEHEARLCH, from the coding sequence ATGGGGGCTGGCCACGATCACGGGCACACGCACGGCGGTCCGCCTCCGACGGGCACGGCGGCCGCCGCGTACCGGGGCAGGCTCCGGATCGCCCTGGCGATCACCCTGGGCGTGATGGTCATGGAGATCGTCGGCGGGGTGCTCTCCGACTCGCTGGCCCTGATCGCTGACGCCGCCCATATGGCCACCGACGCCCTGGGTCTCGGGATGGCCCTGCTCGCCATCCACTTCGCCAACCGCCCGGCGGCCCCGCACCGCACGTTCGGCTTCGCCCGCGCGGAGATCCTGGCCGCTCTCGCCAACTGCCTGCTGCTGCTCGGTGTCGGCGCCTACCTCGTCTATGAGGCGGTGGAGCGGTTCATCACCCCGGCGGGGACGAAGGGCGGCCTCGCCATCGCGTTCGCCGCCGTCGGCCTGGTGGCCAATGTCGTCTCCCTCTCCCTGCTGATGCGCGGGCAGAAGGAGAGCCTGAACGTGCGGGGCGCCTATCTGGAGGTGATGGCCGACACGCTGGGCTCGCTCGCCGTGATCATCTCGGCGGGCGTCATCATGGCGACCGGCTGGCAGGCCGCCGACCCGATCGCCTCGCTGGTGATCGGCCTGATGATCGTCCCCCGGACGGTGAAGCTGCTGCGGGAGACCCTGAACGTGCTGCTGGAGGCCGCGCCCAAGGACGTGGACATGGCGGAGGTACGGGCCCACATCACGGCACTGCCCGGAGTCCTGGACGTCCATGACCTGCACGCCTGGACGATCACCTCGGGCATGCCGGTGCTCTCGGCGCATGTGGTGGTACGCCAGGAGATGCTGGACTCGATAGGGCACGAGAAGGTGCTGCACGAGTTGCAGGGCTGCCTCGGGGACCACTTCGACGTGGAGCACTGCACCTTCCAGCTGGAGCCGAGCGGTCACGCGGAGCACGAGGCGCGCCTCTGCCACTGA
- the galE gene encoding UDP-glucose 4-epimerase GalE — protein MTWLITGGAGYIGAHVARAMVAAGERVVVLDDRSSGLVDRLPESVTVVEGSASDRALLERVLASHAVSGVVHLAAKKQVGESVEKPLLYYRENVAGLAVLLEAVVAAGVPRFLFSSSAAVYGVPDVDLITEETPCSPINPYGETKLTGEWMVRATGRAHGIATACLRYFNVAGAAAPELADTGVFNIVPMMFERVTRGEAPRIFGDDYPTPDGTCVRDYIHVADLAEAHLAVARRLDAAGAGDLTLNVGRGEGVSVRELAEVIGEVTGHGLKPVVEPRRAGDAPKAVASAARIAEEVGWTARRGVREMVESAWEGWCLRHPEALARRRP, from the coding sequence ATGACATGGCTGATCACAGGCGGGGCGGGATACATCGGGGCACATGTGGCGCGCGCCATGGTCGCGGCGGGCGAGCGGGTCGTGGTGCTCGACGACCGCTCCAGCGGCCTGGTGGACCGGTTGCCGGAGTCCGTCACGGTGGTGGAGGGCTCCGCCTCCGACCGGGCCCTGCTGGAGAGGGTGCTGGCCTCCCACGCGGTGAGCGGCGTGGTGCATCTCGCGGCGAAGAAGCAGGTCGGCGAGTCCGTGGAGAAGCCCCTGCTCTACTACCGGGAGAACGTCGCCGGGCTGGCCGTCCTGCTGGAGGCCGTGGTCGCGGCGGGGGTGCCGCGCTTCCTCTTCTCGTCCTCGGCGGCCGTGTACGGCGTACCGGACGTGGATCTCATCACCGAGGAGACGCCCTGTTCCCCGATCAACCCGTACGGCGAGACCAAGCTCACCGGCGAGTGGATGGTGCGGGCCACGGGCCGGGCCCACGGGATCGCGACCGCCTGCCTGCGGTACTTCAACGTGGCGGGTGCGGCGGCGCCGGAGCTGGCGGACACCGGGGTCTTCAACATCGTGCCGATGATGTTCGAGCGGGTGACGCGCGGCGAGGCCCCGCGGATCTTCGGGGACGACTACCCGACGCCGGACGGCACCTGTGTCCGCGACTACATCCATGTCGCGGATCTGGCGGAGGCGCATCTCGCCGTCGCGCGGCGGCTGGACGCGGCGGGCGCCGGTGACCTGACCCTGAACGTCGGCCGGGGCGAGGGCGTCTCGGTGCGGGAGCTGGCGGAGGTGATCGGCGAGGTGACGGGGCACGGCCTGAAGCCGGTGGTCGAGCCGCGCCGGGCCGGGGACGCGCCGAAGGCGGTGGCGTCGGCGGCGCGGATCGCCGAGGAGGTGGGCTGGACGGCCCGGCGGGGCGTGCGGGAGATGGTGGAGTCGGCCTGGGAGGGCTGGTGCCTGCGCCACCCCGAGGCCCTCGCGCGCCGGCGTCCTTGA
- a CDS encoding DUF5941 domain-containing protein — translation MRTAADAGDAAALLAAVPAGRRVALVDPRFVGHVHALRLGLTDPRFPAATVPGALTALPEARGALLRALRHTTAAVGAGAPVVEPDADPAPEDRTVPGRIAVALEAEGIAVQRPALGSLVAAVPTDPEQQAAAEAGLASVDDEAVRLRSAVKAHDGFFTTYGISPYSRYIARWCARRGLTPNQVTTASLITALIAAGAAATGTRSGYVAAGILLLVSFVLDCTDGQLARYSLQYSTMGAWLDATFDRAKEYAYYAGLAIGAVRGGDDVWVLALGAMVLQACRHVVDFSFNEANHDAVANTSPTAALSDKLDSVGWTVWARRMIVLPIGERWAMIAVLTALTTPRVVFYALLVGCSLAACYTTAGRLLRSLTRKARRTDRAAQALADLADSGPLARAVASVAPGLPGAFTAPAVALLGTLVMIGAALLLPYGSWFTVAAAAVYALLSGLAVARPLKGALDWLVPPFFRAGEYVTILVLAARSDVPHAVPAAFGLVSAVAYHHYDTVYRIRGGTGAPPGWLVRTIGGHEGRTALVAVLAAVLTHASGFTTALTALAVAVALVVLVESIRFWVSSSAPAVHDEGELA, via the coding sequence GTGCGGACCGCCGCCGACGCCGGTGACGCCGCAGCCCTGCTCGCCGCCGTCCCGGCCGGCCGCCGGGTCGCCCTCGTCGACCCGCGCTTCGTCGGCCACGTCCACGCGCTGCGGCTCGGACTGACCGACCCGCGCTTCCCGGCCGCCACGGTCCCCGGCGCGCTCACCGCCCTGCCCGAGGCGCGCGGCGCCCTGCTGCGCGCGCTCCGGCACACCACGGCCGCCGTCGGCGCCGGGGCCCCCGTCGTCGAGCCCGACGCCGACCCGGCACCCGAGGACCGCACGGTTCCGGGCCGCATCGCCGTCGCGCTGGAGGCCGAGGGCATCGCCGTGCAGCGCCCCGCCCTCGGTTCGCTCGTCGCGGCCGTCCCCACGGACCCGGAGCAGCAGGCCGCCGCCGAGGCCGGTCTCGCCTCGGTCGACGACGAGGCGGTACGGCTGCGCAGCGCGGTCAAGGCCCACGACGGCTTCTTCACCACCTACGGCATCAGCCCGTACTCCCGCTACATCGCCCGCTGGTGCGCCCGCCGCGGCCTCACCCCGAACCAGGTCACCACCGCCTCGCTGATCACCGCGCTCATCGCGGCGGGCGCGGCGGCCACCGGAACCCGGAGCGGCTACGTCGCGGCGGGGATCCTGCTCCTGGTCTCGTTCGTGCTGGACTGCACCGACGGGCAGCTCGCCCGCTACTCGCTCCAGTACTCCACGATGGGCGCCTGGCTGGACGCCACCTTCGACCGGGCCAAGGAGTACGCCTACTACGCTGGGCTCGCCATCGGGGCCGTGCGCGGCGGCGACGACGTGTGGGTCCTCGCGCTGGGCGCGATGGTCCTCCAGGCGTGCCGCCACGTCGTGGACTTCTCGTTCAACGAGGCCAACCACGACGCGGTCGCCAACACCAGCCCCACCGCCGCCCTCTCCGACAAGCTCGACAGCGTCGGCTGGACGGTCTGGGCACGCCGGATGATCGTGCTGCCGATCGGTGAGCGCTGGGCCATGATCGCGGTGCTCACCGCCCTCACCACCCCGCGCGTCGTCTTCTACGCCCTGCTCGTCGGCTGCTCCCTGGCCGCCTGCTACACCACCGCGGGCCGCCTGCTGCGCTCACTGACCCGCAAGGCCCGCCGCACCGACCGCGCGGCGCAGGCACTCGCGGACCTCGCGGACTCCGGCCCGCTCGCCCGCGCCGTCGCCTCCGTCGCCCCCGGCCTTCCGGGCGCGTTCACGGCCCCGGCCGTCGCCCTGCTCGGCACCCTCGTGATGATCGGCGCCGCCCTCCTCCTCCCGTACGGCAGCTGGTTCACCGTCGCAGCCGCCGCGGTGTACGCGCTCCTCTCCGGCCTGGCCGTCGCCCGCCCGCTCAAGGGCGCGCTCGACTGGCTGGTGCCCCCGTTCTTCCGGGCGGGGGAGTACGTCACGATCCTCGTGCTGGCGGCCCGCAGCGACGTCCCGCACGCCGTTCCGGCGGCCTTCGGGCTCGTCTCGGCCGTCGCCTACCATCACTACGACACGGTGTACCGCATCCGCGGAGGCACCGGCGCGCCGCCCGGGTGGCTGGTGCGGACGATCGGTGGACACGAGGGCCGTACCGCGCTGGTGGCCGTCCTCGCCGCCGTACTCACCCATGCCTCAGGTTTCACCACGGCCCTGACCGCGCTCGCGGTCGCCGTGGCTCTGGTGGTGCTCGTGGAGTCCATCCGCTTCTGGGTGTCCTCCTCGGCGCCCGCCGTACACGACGAAGGAGAACTCGCATGA